One Lactobacillus sp. CBA3606 DNA segment encodes these proteins:
- a CDS encoding DeoR/GlpR family DNA-binding transcription regulator — protein MLTEERQQYILNTIRFKGIIKIKDICSKTNCSESTARRDLQQLEEQGDLLRVHGGAKYMNSLQEEPAMNDKVSRNVDAKDRIAQQAVANIQVDDVIYLDAGTSTLAMIAHLSPRYNLRVVTNGVVHASVLADMGIKTYLLGGNLKNTTKAVIGPEAVKSLQEYRFNKVFLGINGVHPKFGLTTPDPDEAIVKKTAIAQSEESFILVDNTKFDHVSFARVGDLASATIITDHLTPTLAEQYQPLTTIQEVTS, from the coding sequence GTGCTTACAGAAGAGCGTCAACAATACATTTTAAATACAATCCGTTTTAAGGGCATTATTAAGATCAAAGACATTTGTTCAAAAACTAATTGTTCGGAGTCCACGGCTCGCCGCGACCTTCAACAATTGGAAGAACAAGGTGATTTATTGCGCGTCCATGGTGGCGCTAAATATATGAACTCACTCCAAGAGGAACCCGCCATGAATGACAAAGTTTCTCGTAACGTGGATGCCAAAGATCGCATTGCCCAACAGGCCGTCGCCAATATCCAAGTGGATGACGTCATTTACTTGGATGCTGGGACATCAACTTTAGCGATGATTGCCCACCTCAGCCCGCGGTACAACTTGCGGGTTGTCACTAACGGGGTCGTGCACGCTTCAGTCTTAGCCGACATGGGCATCAAGACTTACCTGCTCGGTGGTAATTTAAAAAACACCACTAAGGCCGTCATCGGACCAGAAGCCGTAAAGTCCTTACAAGAATATCGTTTCAATAAAGTTTTCTTAGGCATTAACGGCGTCCATCCCAAGTTTGGGCTCACGACGCCTGATCCTGATGAAGCCATCGTCAAAAAGACTGCGATTGCACAAAGTGAAGAAAGTTTTATCTTAGTGGATAATACTAAATTTGACCATGTTTCCTTTGCGCGGGTTGGCGATCTCGCTAGTGCGACGATTATTACCGACCATTTAACGCCAACTTTGGCGGAACAATATCAACCATTAACCACTATCCAGGAGGTCACATCATGA